In Alistipes ihumii AP11, a genomic segment contains:
- the cdaA gene encoding diadenylate cyclase CdaA translates to MTLIDVIDIFVVALLMFQIYRLTRGTNALRIVAGILIVYLLWIVVRALKMELLSMILGQVIGVGVIALIIVFQQEIRRFLLLLGTQYTNRRHSFMSRIFRPRGRGVNVVGQEWIETVVEASADMARTKTGALIVIARAVNLLPIIEKGEKIDALISGPLIKNIFFKNSPLHDGAIVIANGRIAAAKCVLPSTEREVPMEFGMRHRAALGASEATDALVIVVSEERGSISIARKGHISQDITPAHLRILLRKGLSV, encoded by the coding sequence ATGACGCTGATCGACGTGATCGACATTTTTGTCGTTGCGTTGCTGATGTTTCAGATTTACCGGCTGACGCGCGGCACCAACGCGCTGCGCATCGTGGCGGGCATTCTGATCGTCTATCTGTTGTGGATCGTTGTGCGGGCTCTCAAGATGGAACTGCTGAGCATGATACTCGGTCAGGTGATCGGAGTCGGGGTCATTGCGCTGATCATCGTTTTCCAGCAGGAGATTCGGCGTTTTTTGTTGTTGCTCGGCACGCAGTACACCAATCGCCGGCACTCGTTCATGAGCCGGATATTCCGTCCCCGGGGCCGGGGCGTGAACGTCGTGGGGCAGGAGTGGATCGAAACGGTCGTCGAGGCCAGCGCCGATATGGCCCGTACGAAAACCGGTGCGCTGATCGTTATCGCGCGTGCCGTCAATCTGCTTCCGATCATCGAAAAGGGCGAGAAGATCGACGCGCTGATTTCGGGGCCGCTGATCAAGAACATCTTTTTCAAGAATTCTCCGCTGCACGACGGAGCGATCGTCATTGCCAACGGACGGATCGCTGCAGCCAAGTGCGTGCTGCCGTCGACCGAGCGCGAGGTCCCGATGGAGTTCGGCATGCGGCACCGCGCAGCTCTCGGCGCTTCGGAGGCGACCGATGCGCTGGTGATCGTCGTATCGGAGGAGCGCGGATCGATCTCGATCGCTCGTAAGGGACATATCAGTCAGGATATTACTCCCGCTCATCTGCGCATTCTGCTTCGTAAGGGACTTTCCGTTTGA
- a CDS encoding copper resistance protein NlpE — MKKQLVTASLLALLAASCGHRTDRSTAAPDSSKPAAAASAQATDTAALGPEMLRTYEGLLPAADGPGIRYELTLENREHSGDGTYRLAMTYLEAENGRDTTFFSSGRWGTLRGTDDDPDATVYQLNIGDTTLEQINFLSYPDSLIMLGADMKRAESKLNYTLKLVSSVER; from the coding sequence ATGAAAAAACAATTGGTTACCGCCAGTCTGCTGGCACTGCTTGCCGCTTCGTGCGGCCATCGGACGGATCGCAGTACCGCCGCGCCCGATTCTTCGAAACCGGCTGCCGCCGCTTCGGCTCAGGCTACCGATACGGCAGCTCTCGGTCCGGAAATGCTGCGGACCTACGAAGGTCTTCTGCCCGCTGCCGACGGGCCCGGCATTCGCTATGAACTGACGCTTGAGAACCGCGAGCACAGCGGCGACGGGACCTACCGTTTGGCCATGACCTATCTCGAGGCCGAAAACGGACGGGACACCACGTTCTTTTCGAGCGGCCGATGGGGTACGCTGCGCGGTACGGACGACGATCCTGACGCGACTGTTTACCAGCTCAATATCGGCGATACGACGCTCGAGCAGATCAATTTTCTGAGCTATCCCGACAGCCTGATCATGCTGGGCGCGGATATGAAGCGGGCCGAGTCGAAACTCAACTATACGCTGAAGCTGGTTTCGTCCGTCGAGCGGTAA
- the secDF gene encoding protein translocase subunit SecDF, producing the protein MQNKGALKFLAIALAIACAYQLSFTFVTRHVEKKAAEYAAGDAVKEQNYLDSIKSQTVYNLGFVKFNYKECKEKEINLGLDLRGGMNVMLEISVEDVVRALSNDSKDPAFNQALKEATEAQKNSTSDYITLFAEAYERISNGGRLSYVFNTPELREQITPNSSNADVIKVLRKSADGAIENSFNVLRNRIDRFGVTQPNIQRLENSGRILVELPGVKEPERVRKLLQGTASLEFWATYNNTEIYPLLMEANQVIKDLQDAGQIAGGDTTAREVAAVDSLASRQAVSDSTSLLSALDSLGHPAEAEDDAALAAQYPLFSKLTPVADQQGRVGDGPVIGQALSFDTATVNRYLNLPQVKALLPRDLKLMWGIKPVDVQETVFQLYAIKANTRDGKAPLDGGAVVSAHEGYAQHGSSAVVSMTMNASGARTWARMTADNIGQCIAIVLDGYVYSAPVVNQEITGGQSEISGHFTITEARDLANVLESGKLPAPARITQDTVVGPSLGQESINSGMLSFILAFVLVLLYMIFFYNKAGMVASIALICNLFFLFGVLVSFGAVLTLPGIAGIVLTMGMAVDANVIIYERVKEELRMGKTLSVSVAEGYKNAMSAIIDGNVTTLITGIVLFVFGTGPVQGFATTLIIGIITSLFTAILITRLIFVGMLSREKKITFSNRLTENFLAHTKFDFIGKRKITYIISGAFLLVTLVSLAVRGMNYGVDFSGGRAYVVRFDHNVTANEVRDALSTVFDGADANSSYEVKQFGPENQMRIVTQYKYDDAGDNVTAEIDKMLYKALAPLNDESLTEDEFVTTATNPVGIISSDKVGPSVAHDIKVNSVIAVLFSLLAIALYIIIRFKRWQWGVGSVISLALDALFTIGLFSLLHGILPFNLEVDQSFIAAILTIIGYSINDKVVIFDRIREYQTLYPKRNIRENINNAINSTLSRTINTSGTTLVVLLAIFLFGGEVIRGFVFALLFGVLISTYSTVFTATPIAYDLIRRDRKQA; encoded by the coding sequence ATGCAGAATAAAGGTGCACTGAAATTTTTGGCCATCGCTCTCGCGATCGCTTGCGCGTATCAGCTGTCGTTTACGTTCGTTACGCGGCATGTCGAGAAGAAAGCGGCCGAATATGCAGCCGGGGATGCCGTGAAAGAGCAGAATTACCTCGACTCGATCAAGTCCCAGACGGTCTACAACCTCGGTTTCGTCAAGTTCAACTACAAGGAGTGCAAGGAGAAGGAGATCAACCTGGGCCTCGACTTGCGCGGCGGTATGAACGTGATGCTCGAAATTTCGGTCGAGGACGTCGTCCGGGCTCTTTCGAACGACAGCAAAGACCCCGCTTTCAATCAGGCGCTCAAGGAGGCCACCGAGGCTCAGAAAAACAGTACGAGCGACTATATCACGCTTTTCGCCGAGGCATACGAGCGGATCTCGAACGGAGGACGGCTCAGCTATGTCTTCAATACGCCCGAGTTGCGCGAGCAGATCACTCCGAACAGTTCGAATGCCGATGTGATCAAAGTGCTCCGCAAGTCGGCCGACGGCGCGATCGAGAACTCGTTCAACGTGCTCCGCAACCGTATCGACCGTTTCGGCGTTACGCAGCCCAATATTCAGCGTTTGGAGAACTCGGGCCGCATTCTGGTCGAGCTGCCGGGCGTGAAGGAGCCCGAGCGCGTGCGCAAACTGCTTCAGGGTACGGCGAGCCTCGAGTTCTGGGCTACCTATAATAATACGGAGATCTACCCCCTGCTGATGGAGGCCAATCAGGTGATCAAGGACCTGCAGGACGCCGGTCAGATCGCGGGCGGCGATACGACCGCGCGCGAGGTGGCTGCCGTAGACTCGCTTGCTTCGCGTCAGGCCGTCTCCGACAGTACGTCGCTGCTGTCGGCTCTCGACAGTCTGGGACATCCGGCCGAGGCCGAGGACGATGCCGCTCTGGCTGCCCAGTATCCGCTTTTCTCGAAGCTGACGCCGGTCGCCGATCAGCAAGGACGGGTGGGCGACGGGCCGGTTATCGGTCAGGCGCTGTCGTTCGATACGGCGACGGTCAACCGCTATCTGAATCTGCCGCAGGTTAAGGCGTTGCTGCCCCGCGATCTGAAGTTGATGTGGGGCATCAAGCCCGTCGATGTGCAGGAGACGGTCTTCCAGCTTTACGCCATCAAGGCCAATACGCGCGACGGCAAGGCTCCGCTCGACGGCGGCGCGGTCGTGAGCGCTCACGAAGGATATGCGCAGCACGGATCGAGCGCCGTGGTTTCGATGACGATGAATGCGTCGGGAGCCCGCACATGGGCCCGTATGACGGCCGATAACATCGGTCAGTGCATCGCCATCGTGCTCGACGGCTACGTCTATTCGGCTCCCGTGGTCAATCAGGAGATTACGGGAGGTCAGTCGGAGATTTCGGGTCACTTCACCATTACCGAGGCCCGCGACTTGGCCAATGTGCTCGAGTCGGGCAAGCTGCCCGCTCCGGCGCGCATCACGCAGGATACGGTCGTCGGTCCTTCGCTCGGACAGGAGTCGATCAATTCGGGTATGTTGTCGTTCATTCTGGCATTCGTGCTCGTGCTTCTTTATATGATCTTCTTCTACAACAAGGCCGGCATGGTGGCCAGCATCGCACTGATATGCAACCTGTTCTTCCTGTTCGGCGTGCTCGTCTCGTTCGGAGCCGTGCTGACGCTGCCCGGTATCGCCGGTATCGTGCTGACGATGGGTATGGCCGTCGACGCCAACGTGATCATTTACGAGCGAGTCAAGGAGGAGTTGCGTATGGGCAAGACGCTGAGCGTCTCGGTGGCCGAAGGATACAAGAACGCCATGTCGGCCATCATCGACGGTAACGTCACGACGCTGATCACCGGTATCGTGCTGTTCGTCTTCGGTACGGGTCCCGTTCAGGGTTTCGCTACGACGCTGATCATCGGTATCATCACGTCGCTGTTCACGGCCATCCTGATCACGCGCCTGATTTTCGTCGGCATGCTTTCCCGCGAAAAGAAGATCACGTTCTCGAACCGCCTGACCGAGAATTTCTTGGCTCATACGAAATTCGACTTCATCGGCAAGCGGAAAATCACCTATATCATTTCGGGCGCGTTCCTGCTCGTTACGCTCGTCTCGCTCGCCGTGCGCGGTATGAACTACGGCGTCGACTTCTCGGGAGGCCGGGCTTATGTCGTGCGTTTCGACCATAACGTGACCGCCAACGAGGTGCGCGACGCGCTGAGCACCGTTTTCGACGGCGCCGATGCCAACAGCAGTTATGAGGTGAAGCAGTTCGGGCCCGAGAACCAGATGCGCATCGTTACTCAGTACAAGTACGACGACGCGGGCGACAACGTGACGGCCGAGATCGACAAGATGCTTTACAAGGCTTTGGCTCCGCTGAACGACGAGTCGCTGACCGAGGACGAGTTCGTAACGACGGCGACCAATCCGGTGGGCATCATCAGTTCCGACAAGGTAGGTCCGAGCGTGGCCCACGACATTAAGGTCAATTCGGTGATCGCCGTGCTGTTCAGCCTGCTGGCCATCGCGCTTTACATCATTATCCGCTTCAAGCGCTGGCAATGGGGCGTCGGCAGTGTGATCTCGCTGGCTCTCGACGCGCTGTTCACGATCGGACTGTTCTCGCTGCTGCACGGTATTCTGCCTTTCAATCTCGAGGTCGATCAGTCGTTCATCGCGGCCATTCTGACGATCATAGGCTACTCGATCAACGACAAGGTCGTGATCTTCGACCGTATCCGCGAGTACCAGACGCTCTATCCGAAACGCAATATCCGGGAGAATATCAACAACGCGATCAACTCCACCTTGTCCCGTACGATCAACACCTCGGGCACGACGTTGGTCGTACTGCTGGCGATCTTCCTGTTCGGCGGCGAGGTGATCCGCGGTTTCGTGTTCGCGCTGCTGTTCGGCGTGCTGATCAGTACCTACTCGACGGTATTCACGGCTACTCCGATCGCTTACGACCTGATCCGCAGGGACCGGAAGCAGGCTTAG
- a CDS encoding mechanosensitive ion channel family protein, which produces MEILAQNPTEKFLLLQSLESYLQKTGLSPAGASAFTLLATFAVLALLVWVLDRLGTKVLLGLIRHAVSKTETLWDDHLLRHKFFPRLIELATAGGLLALVRTVFSGYGPALIGAITLVLRVYMTVVGALMIGALLNTVNDIYESKPQSRRKSIRGYVQTAKIVVWIIAGILIVSILIGRDPTDLLLGLGASAALVSLVFKDTILGFVASIQLSAQDMIRPGDWIEMPSKGADGVVSEINVNSVKVRNWDNTMTMIPIYSLVSESFTNWRNMEESAGRRFKRPLRIDATTVSTLSEEQLTALTADPRIAELAEAMLILDRQTGTSPCRTNFGLFRCYAQIYMARHPKVVHSLPVLARYLPWDENGLTLEIYGFSTEKSFPVYEQVVADLLNHLLAVMPAFGLRLYQRPAAPSASEFGSLSPTTNVSARAGSGTPLA; this is translated from the coding sequence ATGGAAATACTCGCACAGAATCCGACCGAGAAATTCCTCCTGCTGCAATCGCTCGAAAGCTATTTGCAGAAAACCGGGCTGAGCCCGGCCGGAGCAAGCGCTTTCACGCTGCTGGCGACATTCGCCGTACTGGCCCTGCTGGTATGGGTACTGGACCGGCTCGGGACGAAGGTCCTGCTCGGCCTGATCCGGCATGCGGTCAGCAAGACCGAAACGCTGTGGGACGACCATCTGCTACGGCACAAATTCTTTCCCCGACTGATCGAACTGGCAACTGCCGGCGGGTTGTTGGCTCTGGTCAGAACAGTCTTCAGCGGGTACGGGCCCGCGCTGATCGGAGCGATCACGCTCGTGCTGCGCGTCTACATGACGGTCGTGGGAGCGCTGATGATCGGAGCGCTGCTCAATACGGTCAACGACATTTACGAATCGAAACCCCAGTCGCGCCGGAAATCGATCCGGGGCTACGTACAGACGGCCAAGATCGTCGTATGGATAATCGCAGGCATCCTGATCGTCTCGATCCTGATCGGCCGCGATCCGACGGACCTGCTGCTCGGACTGGGAGCTTCGGCGGCGCTGGTGTCGCTCGTGTTCAAGGACACGATTCTGGGCTTCGTCGCATCGATCCAGCTCTCGGCTCAGGACATGATAAGGCCCGGCGACTGGATCGAGATGCCGTCGAAAGGAGCGGACGGGGTCGTCAGCGAAATCAATGTCAACAGCGTGAAGGTCCGCAATTGGGACAATACGATGACGATGATACCGATCTACTCGCTCGTTTCGGAGTCGTTCACGAACTGGCGCAACATGGAGGAGAGCGCCGGACGGCGTTTCAAGCGCCCGCTGCGCATCGACGCGACGACCGTCTCGACGCTTTCGGAGGAGCAGCTTACGGCCCTGACCGCCGATCCGCGCATCGCCGAACTGGCCGAGGCCATGCTAATACTCGACCGGCAAACCGGCACGAGCCCGTGCCGGACGAATTTCGGCTTGTTCCGCTGCTATGCCCAGATCTACATGGCCCGACATCCGAAAGTCGTGCACTCGCTCCCCGTACTGGCCCGTTATCTTCCGTGGGACGAAAACGGCCTGACGTTGGAAATATACGGCTTCTCGACCGAAAAATCGTTTCCGGTCTACGAGCAAGTGGTAGCCGACCTGCTCAACCACCTGCTGGCGGTCATGCCCGCTTTCGGACTGCGGCTATACCAACGGCCGGCCGCTCCCTCCGCCTCCGAGTTCGGAAGCCTTTCCCCGACAACAAACGTTTCCGCACGAGCCGGAAGCGGAACTCCGCTGGCTTGA
- the dnaK gene encoding molecular chaperone DnaK, with product MGKIIGIDLGTTNSCVAVMEGSEPVVIPNSEGRRTTPSIVAFVDNNERKVGDPAKRQAITNPKRTITSIKRFMGETYDKVGKDIERASYAVVRGDNNTPRIDIDGRLYSPQEISAIILQKMKKTAEDYLGTEVSEAVITVPAYFSDSQRQATKEAGEIAGLKVRRIINEPTAAALAYGLDKANKDMKIAVYDLGGGTFDISILELGDGVFEVKSTNGDTHLGGDDFDHVIIDWMADEFQKQHNIDLRKDPMALQRLKEAAEKAKIELSSSTSTEINLPYIMPVDGIPQHLVMTLTRAKFEQLADHLIRATIEPCKKAMADAGLTNSQIDEVILVGGSTRIPAIQKVVEEFFGKAPSKGVNPDEVVAIGAAIQGGVLTGEVKDVLLLDVTPLSLGIETLGGVFTRLIDANTTIPTRKSEVFSTAADNQPSVEIHVLQGERQMARDNKTIGRFHLDGIPAAPRGVPQIEVTFDIDANGILNVSAKDKGTGKEQKIRIEASSGLTEQEIQRMRDEAKANEEKDKQERERIDKINAADSMIFSTEKQLKEYGDKIPADKRGAIDAALGKLKDAHKAQNLADIDSATTELNNAWQAASQDMYNAQQNAQQGPNAGAQSGAGASGTGAGGGQSQAAGDNNVTDVDFEEVK from the coding sequence ATGGGAAAGATTATTGGAATTGACCTCGGTACCACGAACTCCTGCGTCGCCGTCATGGAAGGCAGCGAGCCGGTGGTAATACCCAACAGCGAAGGACGGCGCACGACGCCCTCGATCGTCGCTTTCGTAGACAACAACGAGCGCAAGGTAGGCGACCCGGCCAAGCGTCAGGCCATCACCAACCCCAAGCGGACGATCACGTCGATCAAGCGCTTCATGGGCGAGACCTACGACAAAGTGGGCAAGGACATCGAGCGAGCATCCTATGCGGTAGTACGAGGCGACAACAATACCCCCCGCATCGACATCGACGGGCGCCTCTACTCGCCTCAGGAAATTTCGGCCATCATCCTTCAGAAAATGAAGAAAACGGCCGAAGATTATTTGGGCACCGAAGTGAGCGAGGCAGTTATCACCGTACCGGCCTACTTCTCGGACTCGCAGCGTCAGGCGACCAAGGAAGCCGGTGAGATCGCGGGCCTGAAAGTCCGCCGGATCATCAACGAGCCGACGGCGGCCGCGCTCGCCTACGGTTTGGACAAGGCTAATAAGGACATGAAGATCGCCGTGTACGACCTGGGCGGCGGTACGTTCGATATCTCGATTCTGGAACTGGGCGACGGCGTGTTCGAGGTCAAATCGACCAACGGCGACACCCACCTCGGAGGCGACGACTTCGACCACGTGATCATCGACTGGATGGCCGACGAGTTCCAAAAGCAGCACAACATCGACCTGCGCAAGGACCCGATGGCCCTGCAGCGGCTCAAGGAAGCGGCCGAAAAAGCCAAAATCGAGCTGTCGAGCTCGACCTCGACGGAAATCAACCTGCCGTACATCATGCCGGTAGACGGCATTCCGCAGCACTTGGTCATGACCCTCACGCGCGCCAAGTTCGAGCAACTGGCCGACCATCTGATCCGCGCGACGATCGAGCCGTGTAAGAAGGCCATGGCCGACGCGGGCCTGACCAACAGCCAGATCGACGAGGTGATCCTCGTGGGAGGCTCGACCCGTATCCCCGCCATTCAGAAAGTCGTCGAGGAGTTCTTCGGCAAGGCTCCGTCCAAGGGCGTGAACCCGGACGAAGTCGTCGCTATCGGTGCGGCCATTCAGGGCGGCGTGCTGACCGGCGAGGTCAAAGACGTGCTGCTGCTCGACGTGACCCCGCTGTCGCTCGGCATCGAGACGCTCGGAGGCGTGTTCACGCGCCTGATCGACGCGAACACGACGATCCCGACGCGCAAGAGCGAGGTATTCTCGACTGCGGCCGACAACCAGCCCTCGGTCGAAATCCATGTGCTGCAGGGCGAGCGCCAAATGGCCCGCGACAACAAGACGATCGGGCGCTTCCATCTGGACGGTATCCCGGCTGCCCCGCGCGGCGTACCGCAAATCGAGGTGACGTTCGACATCGACGCCAACGGCATCCTGAACGTATCGGCTAAAGATAAGGGTACGGGCAAGGAGCAGAAGATCCGCATCGAAGCTTCGTCGGGCCTCACGGAGCAGGAGATCCAGCGGATGCGCGACGAGGCGAAGGCCAACGAAGAGAAGGACAAGCAGGAGCGCGAGCGCATCGACAAGATCAATGCCGCCGACAGCATGATTTTCTCGACCGAGAAGCAGCTTAAAGAGTACGGCGACAAGATTCCCGCCGACAAGCGGGGAGCGATCGACGCGGCGCTCGGCAAGCTGAAGGACGCCCACAAGGCTCAGAACCTGGCCGACATCGACAGCGCGACGACCGAGCTCAACAATGCATGGCAAGCGGCTTCGCAGGATATGTATAACGCCCAGCAAAACGCCCAGCAGGGTCCGAACGCAGGGGCCCAATCCGGAGCGGGAGCAAGCGGAACGGGAGCCGGCGGAGGACAATCGCAGGCGGCCGGCGACAATAATGTGACCGACGTCGATTTCGAGGAAGTGAAATAG
- a CDS encoding WG repeat-containing protein, translating into MHCQESDKASLQQIAEYLEGINSPFLVDYVYLNDEMLVFDDSGNSYYIDVVLMGYSSEMVPMDEFLDRAAKRGDRQAVDRLLDDFCRMAVWLINDRIVHGAIRASNVLVASDGTVHLINYESMRIPPSGSMHGSVIDNDNIVVANLALALRVLRDDPSLFYTLRGNSMFRLPILRSSLLPMFAHAAQKSGCVPMQTLVEMLSTCNHTLHSRRELSEVLEALTADRTPVTVDLSKIAIDSEEETYMHEMACENERKLRDNSFKAQYSWVGGMSEALISAEQNGRWGYIDGEGRVVLPFQYKWASDFAEGRAVVVAPSGTYALIDKTGREILPAMYELMEWDAVHGVVKVSYEGVFGLADRNGTEIVPLQYDWMGDTDNSLILVRDEAGRCGYIRHDGKQAIALQYDDAYDFDEQNKALVVLGDRSFYIDLEGNELFEADEMKVAR; encoded by the coding sequence TTGCATTGCCAAGAGTCGGACAAGGCTTCCTTGCAGCAGATCGCCGAATATCTCGAGGGAATCAATTCGCCCTTTTTGGTCGATTACGTTTATCTGAACGATGAGATGCTCGTATTCGACGATTCGGGAAACAGTTATTATATCGACGTCGTTCTGATGGGATATTCTTCGGAGATGGTTCCGATGGACGAGTTTCTGGACAGGGCGGCCAAGCGCGGCGACCGGCAGGCGGTGGACCGGCTGTTGGACGATTTCTGCCGGATGGCGGTCTGGCTGATCAATGACAGGATCGTGCACGGCGCGATCCGCGCGAGCAATGTGCTGGTCGCTTCCGATGGAACGGTGCACCTGATCAATTACGAGTCGATGAGGATTCCCCCGAGCGGATCGATGCATGGCAGCGTGATCGACAACGATAACATCGTCGTGGCCAATCTGGCGCTCGCATTGCGCGTGCTGCGCGACGACCCGAGCCTGTTCTATACGCTGAGGGGCAATTCGATGTTCCGGCTGCCCATACTCCGCTCGTCCCTGTTGCCCATGTTCGCGCATGCGGCGCAGAAATCGGGTTGCGTGCCGATGCAGACGCTCGTCGAAATGCTTTCGACCTGTAATCATACCCTGCACAGCCGGCGTGAGCTCTCCGAGGTGCTCGAGGCGCTGACGGCCGACCGTACGCCGGTAACGGTCGATTTGTCGAAAATCGCTATCGATTCGGAAGAGGAAACCTATATGCACGAAATGGCTTGCGAGAACGAGCGAAAGCTGCGAGACAACAGCTTCAAGGCGCAGTATAGCTGGGTTGGCGGAATGAGCGAGGCGCTGATCAGCGCGGAGCAGAACGGCAGATGGGGGTATATCGACGGCGAGGGCCGTGTCGTGCTGCCGTTCCAGTACAAGTGGGCCAGCGACTTCGCCGAAGGCCGGGCGGTCGTCGTCGCCCCGTCCGGGACGTATGCGCTGATTGACAAGACGGGCCGGGAGATTTTGCCCGCCATGTACGAATTGATGGAATGGGACGCGGTGCACGGAGTGGTCAAAGTCTCTTACGAAGGCGTATTCGGCCTGGCCGATCGCAACGGAACGGAGATCGTACCGTTGCAATACGACTGGATGGGCGATACCGACAATTCGCTGATCCTGGTCCGCGACGAGGCGGGACGTTGCGGCTATATCCGTCACGACGGCAAACAAGCTATCGCGCTGCAATACGACGATGCCTACGACTTCGACGAGCAGAATAAGGCGCTGGTCGTTCTCGGCGATCGCTCGTTCTATATCGATCTGGAGGGAAACGAATTGTTCGAGGCGGATGAGATGAAGGTGGCGAGGTGA
- a CDS encoding WG repeat-containing protein: MKRKPDFSLPAIGRYVEALGAPYGLFRTLGDVSPEYDACGAPIFIAGNYAAVFRIRTADGKRRALKCYIRPTGYAEAICEALGRVRSPYLVECRYLPDELYVFDLAGQGSYRSVMLMEWADGEPLGRCLARLCGAGDREGLGALARRFDRLGLWLLEADFAHGDLKQDNLIVMPDGSLRLIDYDGVYLPSLAGRPGLVAASPAYRHPLCGNGFFGPEADDYPLALISFSLHALADDPSLFLRYSDGENILLDAEQVQPGRSELYDRLMDRFAKEGALAQVRLGRLLRSPSPRLDGLAEALAGLSGIETTSGAASWSVIDDEDPRMAVVSQGGLFGYADLEQGRLLLPPVYQDAGPFREGLAVVRLGDRFGLIDRDGVWRVDCGRYDYVGPLSGGRALVRRDGLYGFIDRHGREAIAVRYPFACRFHEGRAVVRIGDKYGYIDTEGHQAIPPVFDRAYRFIGGKARVNRCGETFFIDKSDECWLKFD; this comes from the coding sequence CCTGCCGGCGATCGGCCGTTATGTGGAGGCGCTCGGCGCGCCCTACGGACTGTTTCGCACGCTGGGCGACGTATCGCCCGAGTACGATGCCTGCGGGGCCCCGATCTTCATAGCCGGCAACTACGCGGCGGTATTCCGGATACGGACGGCCGACGGCAAGCGCAGGGCGTTGAAATGCTACATACGGCCGACGGGCTATGCCGAGGCGATATGCGAGGCGTTGGGGCGCGTCCGGTCTCCGTATCTGGTCGAGTGTCGCTATCTGCCCGACGAACTGTACGTGTTCGATCTGGCCGGACAGGGCAGCTACCGTTCGGTCATGCTGATGGAGTGGGCCGACGGCGAGCCTTTGGGCCGTTGCCTGGCCCGTCTGTGCGGAGCGGGCGACCGCGAAGGGCTCGGGGCGCTGGCCCGGCGCTTCGACCGTTTGGGCCTGTGGCTGCTGGAGGCCGATTTCGCGCATGGCGATCTGAAGCAGGACAATCTGATCGTCATGCCCGACGGGTCGTTGCGCCTGATCGATTACGACGGGGTCTACCTGCCCTCGCTGGCGGGCAGGCCCGGACTGGTAGCCGCCTCGCCGGCTTACCGGCATCCCTTGTGCGGCAACGGGTTTTTCGGCCCGGAGGCGGACGACTATCCGCTGGCCCTGATAAGCTTCAGTCTGCATGCGCTTGCGGACGACCCGTCGCTGTTTCTTCGCTATAGCGACGGCGAGAACATTCTGCTCGATGCGGAACAGGTGCAGCCCGGCCGTTCGGAGTTGTACGACCGACTGATGGATCGGTTCGCCAAGGAGGGCGCGCTTGCGCAGGTTCGTCTCGGCCGATTGCTGAGAAGTCCCTCGCCCCGTTTGGACGGGCTTGCGGAGGCGTTGGCAGGGCTCTCCGGAATCGAGACGACATCCGGAGCGGCAAGTTGGAGCGTGATTGACGATGAGGATCCCCGGATGGCCGTCGTCTCGCAGGGAGGTCTTTTCGGCTATGCCGATTTGGAACAGGGAAGGCTTCTCCTGCCTCCGGTCTATCAGGATGCGGGGCCTTTCCGCGAGGGGCTGGCCGTCGTGCGCCTCGGCGATCGGTTCGGCCTGATCGACCGCGATGGGGTGTGGCGGGTCGACTGCGGTCGGTACGACTATGTGGGGCCGTTGAGCGGAGGCCGGGCTCTGGTCCGCCGCGACGGTCTCTACGGCTTCATAGACCGCCACGGTCGCGAGGCGATAGCCGTGAGGTATCCGTTCGCCTGTAGGTTTCACGAGGGCCGGGCGGTCGTTCGTATCGGCGACAAGTACGGCTATATCGATACCGAGGGACATCAGGCGATCCCGCCCGTTTTCGACCGGGCATATCGCTTCATTGGAGGGAAAGCGCGTGTCAACCGTTGCGGCGAGACTTTTTTTATTGACAAATCGGATGAATGTTGGCTTAAATTTGATTAA